The following proteins are co-located in the Candidatus Polarisedimenticolaceae bacterium genome:
- a CDS encoding response regulator transcription factor, whose protein sequence is MHALNPAQAPISVGIVEDLEEIREGLADLVTHSPGFTCTGAWRTMEEALRDLGSGPPAVLLVDLGLPGMDGIEGIRRVRASWPEVLPIVLTVYQDDDRIVKALCAGACGYLLKKTAAQEILARLEEAVAGGAPMSPEIARQVVGLFARVHPPPGSDHGLTPHEVRVLKLLAEGHNYRTAAAALGVTRATVAFHVRKVYAKLEVHSGTEAVAKALRDGLLR, encoded by the coding sequence GTGCACGCCCTCAATCCCGCGCAGGCGCCGATTTCGGTCGGGATCGTCGAGGACCTCGAGGAGATCCGCGAGGGGCTGGCCGACCTCGTGACCCACTCGCCCGGCTTCACCTGCACCGGCGCCTGGAGGACGATGGAGGAGGCGCTGCGCGACCTCGGCTCCGGGCCTCCGGCGGTCCTCCTCGTGGACCTCGGCCTTCCCGGCATGGACGGCATCGAGGGGATCCGGCGCGTCCGGGCGTCGTGGCCCGAGGTGCTCCCGATCGTGCTCACCGTGTATCAGGACGACGACCGGATCGTGAAGGCGCTGTGCGCCGGGGCCTGCGGCTACCTGCTCAAGAAAACCGCGGCGCAGGAGATCCTCGCGCGCCTCGAGGAAGCGGTCGCGGGGGGCGCCCCGATGTCGCCGGAGATCGCCCGCCAGGTCGTGGGGTTGTTCGCACGCGTGCACCCGCCGCCCGGCTCGGACCACGGCCTGACGCCGCACGAGGTCCGGGTCCTGAAGCTGCTGGCGGAGGGGCACAACTACCGCACGGCGGCCGCCGCGCTGGGGGTGACCCGGGCGACGGTCGCGTTCCACGTGCGAAAGGTCTACGCCAAGCTCGAGGTCCACTCCGGGACGGAGGCGGTGGCCAAGGCGCTGCGGGACGGCCTGCTGCGTTGA
- a CDS encoding two-component regulator propeller domain-containing protein, with the protein MCGPASAERLPFRAYGSGEGLAGDHVRAILQDRQGFLWLATNAGVSRFDGHTFRNFGIDDGLPVPSAWALAEDADGSLYALVSQRVVRRPPRRSTGGAEFEPVASPALERHVGDVFAMGVAPDGALLLAGSRGAARLVSKDGATRVEPVDLGPAPLPERKSAEHVWAAAYDGEGALWAARTYGITRVGSDGTTRTLPLSYEEQVNSGWGWLPSMTLDRAGRPWLLTVGSGAWCLGVGPGGDPTILERLDPSTGCPSPFPRGFWEDADGTIWIGTSDRGLVRIEGSPGHRRHVTIGRAQGLPDNQAYGVVRDLQGNLWAGTLVAGAARLGAEGLTRWEESDGVPAPTQVQALWLEPGEDLVVVLGGLRFASLGSEAHPRISTWAIRPEIVRGWGSHQILARGRDRRLWVATYGGLAVYAPGTNVRDLATARPVRVLRTTDGLPLDLVHRVFAASDGSVWFGVMDARRGVCRVAGDGDRVRCFGAEDGLPEYATGNAFAEDAAGNVWFGLYDGGVFRYRDGRIEGWEEVDPERQRRAAAIYRDGKGDLWIAGRPALVRVERAASNRPSFRAYGATEGLFTFEASTVVDDLLGRVYVGGSHGVERLDPATGAVRRLTTADGLPSNRIACLLRDPSGALWIGTSHGVARLLPAPAGDTTPPRVYLTGLRVAGVERDPAGSTTLASDERTLEFTFTAPSFRAGETMRFQWRLLGASDDWSAPATSRSVVVASVAPGRYRFEVRAVDGEGLTGEPVAAAFSIRPPLWRRGWFLTAVGLTLATAAVTAYRMRVARLLELERVRTRIATDLHDDVGASLSQIAVLSQLASRQAARGEAAAWTSLARITELSGGVVDAMSDVVWSINPARDRVSDLVHRMRRFAVDLFAEGDVRLVLDLPEDDADARLDPEARREIYLVFKEALRNAARHAEARTVEVRLARRGDGLALVVRDDGVGIVSGERSGGSGLESMQRRAAALGGTLFVRPYPAGGTEVLLEVPARPRRLLSRWTATRPGGRS; encoded by the coding sequence GTGTGCGGCCCTGCCTCCGCCGAGCGGCTGCCCTTCCGCGCCTATGGGTCGGGGGAGGGGCTGGCGGGGGACCACGTCCGCGCGATCCTCCAGGACCGGCAGGGGTTCCTGTGGCTCGCGACGAACGCGGGGGTCTCGCGTTTCGACGGGCACACGTTCCGGAACTTCGGCATCGACGACGGTCTTCCGGTTCCCTCGGCGTGGGCGCTGGCCGAGGATGCCGACGGGAGTCTCTACGCCCTGGTCTCGCAGCGCGTGGTCCGGCGCCCTCCCCGTCGCTCGACAGGAGGGGCCGAGTTCGAGCCGGTCGCGTCCCCAGCCCTCGAGCGCCACGTGGGGGATGTCTTCGCCATGGGGGTCGCCCCCGACGGCGCGCTGCTCCTCGCGGGGTCGCGCGGCGCCGCGCGCCTGGTTTCGAAGGACGGCGCGACGCGGGTGGAGCCGGTGGACCTCGGCCCCGCCCCGCTCCCCGAGCGCAAGTCCGCGGAGCACGTGTGGGCCGCCGCGTACGACGGCGAGGGAGCGTTGTGGGCGGCGCGGACGTACGGGATCACCCGGGTCGGCTCGGACGGGACAACCCGGACGTTGCCGCTCTCCTACGAGGAGCAGGTCAACTCGGGGTGGGGCTGGTTGCCTTCCATGACCCTGGATCGCGCCGGCCGGCCGTGGCTTCTCACCGTGGGGAGCGGAGCCTGGTGCTTGGGCGTCGGCCCCGGAGGGGACCCCACGATCCTCGAGCGCCTCGACCCGTCCACGGGATGCCCCAGCCCGTTCCCCCGGGGTTTCTGGGAGGACGCCGACGGCACGATCTGGATCGGGACGAGCGACCGCGGCCTGGTGCGGATCGAGGGATCTCCGGGTCACCGGCGCCACGTCACGATCGGGCGGGCGCAAGGGCTTCCCGACAACCAAGCGTACGGCGTTGTCCGGGATCTCCAGGGAAATCTGTGGGCCGGAACGCTCGTCGCCGGCGCCGCGCGACTCGGCGCCGAGGGGCTGACCCGCTGGGAGGAGTCCGACGGCGTGCCGGCTCCGACGCAAGTCCAGGCGCTCTGGCTCGAGCCCGGCGAGGATCTGGTCGTGGTGCTGGGCGGCCTGCGCTTCGCCTCGCTCGGAAGCGAAGCGCATCCGCGCATCTCCACCTGGGCCATCCGTCCGGAGATCGTCCGAGGATGGGGCTCGCACCAGATTCTCGCCCGAGGCCGCGATCGGAGGCTGTGGGTCGCCACCTACGGTGGGCTGGCCGTGTACGCCCCAGGGACGAATGTGCGGGACCTCGCGACGGCGCGGCCGGTGCGCGTGCTCCGCACGACCGACGGCCTCCCTCTCGACCTGGTCCACCGCGTGTTTGCGGCGAGCGACGGCAGTGTCTGGTTCGGCGTCATGGACGCGCGTCGCGGGGTGTGCCGTGTGGCGGGTGACGGGGACCGCGTTCGCTGCTTCGGGGCGGAGGACGGTCTTCCCGAATACGCGACCGGAAACGCCTTCGCCGAGGATGCGGCGGGGAACGTCTGGTTCGGGCTGTACGACGGCGGGGTGTTCCGCTACCGCGACGGTCGGATCGAGGGATGGGAGGAGGTCGACCCGGAGAGGCAGCGTCGCGCGGCCGCGATCTACCGCGACGGCAAGGGCGACTTGTGGATCGCGGGGCGCCCCGCGCTCGTGCGCGTCGAGAGGGCGGCCTCCAACCGCCCCTCCTTCCGCGCGTACGGCGCCACCGAGGGACTGTTCACCTTCGAGGCGAGCACGGTGGTCGACGACCTGCTGGGCCGTGTGTACGTCGGGGGAAGCCACGGCGTGGAACGTCTCGATCCCGCGACGGGGGCCGTGCGGCGGCTTACGACCGCCGACGGTCTCCCCTCCAACCGGATCGCGTGCCTGCTCCGCGACCCGTCGGGTGCCCTGTGGATCGGAACCAGTCACGGCGTGGCGCGCCTGTTGCCCGCGCCGGCGGGCGATACGACGCCCCCGCGGGTGTATCTGACCGGCCTGCGCGTGGCGGGGGTGGAGCGTGATCCCGCGGGATCGACGACACTCGCGAGCGACGAGCGCACGCTGGAGTTCACCTTCACGGCACCGAGCTTCCGCGCCGGCGAGACGATGCGGTTCCAGTGGCGACTGCTCGGCGCATCCGACGACTGGAGCGCTCCCGCCACCTCGCGGTCCGTCGTGGTCGCGAGCGTCGCCCCAGGTCGTTACCGCTTCGAGGTCCGGGCGGTGGACGGAGAGGGACTCACCGGCGAGCCCGTGGCGGCTGCGTTCTCGATTCGACCCCCGCTCTGGCGCCGGGGCTGGTTCCTCACGGCCGTGGGATTGACGCTGGCGACGGCCGCGGTCACCGCCTACCGGATGCGCGTGGCGCGCCTGCTGGAGCTCGAGCGCGTCCGCACCCGGATCGCCACCGACCTCCACGACGACGTGGGGGCGAGCCTGTCGCAGATCGCGGTCTTGAGCCAACTCGCCAGCCGTCAGGCCGCGCGGGGCGAAGCGGCGGCGTGGACGTCGCTCGCGCGGATCACGGAATTGTCCGGCGGGGTCGTGGACGCCATGAGCGACGTGGTCTGGTCCATCAACCCCGCGCGGGACCGCGTTTCCGATCTGGTCCACCGGATGAGGAGGTTCGCGGTGGACCTGTTCGCCGAGGGGGACGTGCGGCTCGTGCTCGACCTTCCCGAGGACGACGCCGATGCGCGCCTGGACCCGGAAGCCCGGCGCGAGATCTACCTCGTCTTCAAGGAAGCGCTTCGCAATGCGGCCCGGCACGCGGAGGCCCGAACGGTCGAGGTGCGGCTCGCCAGGCGCGGGGACGGCCTCGCCCTCGTCGTCCGCGACGACGGGGTCGGGATCGTCTCCGGCGAGCGGTCCGGAGGCTCGGGGCTCGAGAGCATGCAGCGCAGGGCGGCAGCACTGGGCGGAACCCTGTTCGTCCGGCCGTACCCCGCGGGTGGGACCGAGGTACTGCTCGAGGTTCCCGCCCGTCCGCGTCGACTCCTATCCAGGTGGACGGCGACGCGCCCGGGTGGGCGGTCGTAG
- a CDS encoding nuclear transport factor 2 family protein — protein sequence MSDLTLRDDREIRNLVARYCITTDDADADAFMECWVSPEEFGGYESGPFGSMPTWNDLYEFEKRHVGPGGMANGKRHQATNLLIEPIHADEVHVTHDMIVLEVAEQPRVVATGRYDRSVVVRTPEGWRFKSRRLTVDPGFFKLSGHEAGTRE from the coding sequence ATGAGCGACCTGACGCTTCGAGACGATCGTGAGATCCGCAACCTGGTGGCGCGTTACTGCATCACGACCGACGACGCGGACGCCGATGCCTTCATGGAATGCTGGGTCTCCCCGGAGGAGTTCGGGGGATACGAGAGCGGCCCGTTCGGTTCGATGCCGACCTGGAACGACCTCTACGAATTCGAGAAGCGGCACGTCGGGCCCGGCGGTATGGCCAACGGGAAGCGCCATCAGGCGACGAACCTCCTCATCGAGCCGATCCACGCGGACGAGGTGCACGTCACCCACGACATGATCGTCCTCGAGGTGGCCGAGCAGCCGCGAGTGGTCGCGACCGGTCGATACGACAGGAGCGTCGTCGTCCGCACGCCCGAGGGCTGGCGATTCAAGTCGCGCAGGCTGACCGTCGACCCCGGCTTCTTCAAGCTCTCCGGCCACGAGGCGGGGACGCGGGAGTGA
- a CDS encoding LysR substrate-binding domain-containing protein, with the protein MDVREIVAFVAVARWSSFTRAAQQLGMPKQTLSRKVRSLERRLGVRLLDRTTRSVGLTDAGRRLLDRASDPLERIERAVEEVRATEREPAGELRIACPQLFGRSFLPSVIDRYLERYPDASVSVRLVDAITPPTWEGLDVLVHVGDWRDSPAKRTSLGQAINHCYASPAYLDRVRTPAEPEDLSALDGITYTREASRATWTLRRGRHRRRVVIRSRLKVNDAELALGLVLAGRGVAQLPRFLCDPHVAAGTLVRLLPDWRVEIGPIVALTRPDARRPAKVEAFLRLLGASVRGVTERRGA; encoded by the coding sequence ATGGACGTGCGGGAGATCGTCGCCTTCGTCGCCGTCGCGCGGTGGTCGAGCTTCACCCGCGCGGCGCAGCAGCTCGGGATGCCCAAGCAAACGCTCAGCCGGAAGGTGCGCTCCCTCGAGCGCCGCCTTGGCGTCCGGCTTCTCGATCGCACCACCCGGAGCGTCGGGTTGACCGACGCCGGCCGCCGCCTGCTCGATCGCGCCTCCGATCCCCTCGAACGGATCGAACGCGCGGTCGAGGAGGTTCGCGCCACCGAACGCGAACCGGCGGGCGAATTGCGCATCGCCTGTCCCCAGCTGTTCGGCCGGTCGTTCCTTCCTTCGGTGATCGACCGTTACCTCGAACGCTACCCCGACGCCTCCGTTTCGGTCCGGCTCGTCGACGCGATCACGCCACCGACCTGGGAAGGCCTCGACGTCCTCGTCCACGTCGGCGACTGGCGGGATTCGCCGGCGAAGCGCACGTCCCTCGGGCAGGCGATCAACCATTGTTATGCGTCGCCGGCCTACCTCGATCGGGTAAGAACGCCCGCCGAGCCCGAGGATCTGAGCGCGCTCGACGGCATCACGTACACCCGCGAGGCGAGCCGCGCGACCTGGACGCTCCGACGCGGGCGGCACAGGCGCCGGGTCGTCATCCGATCGAGGCTCAAGGTCAACGACGCGGAACTCGCCCTCGGCCTCGTTCTCGCGGGCCGCGGCGTCGCGCAGCTCCCCCGGTTCCTGTGCGATCCCCACGTCGCCGCCGGAACGCTCGTCCGGCTCCTTCCGGATTGGCGCGTCGAGATCGGCCCCATCGTCGCCCTGACCCGACCTGACGCCCGCCGCCCGGCCAAGGTCGAAGCGTTCCTCCGCCTTCTGGGAGCATCCGTCCGCGGGGTGACCGAACGCCGCGGTGCGTGA